The following are encoded in a window of Kitasatospora sp. NBC_01250 genomic DNA:
- a CDS encoding isopenicillin N synthase family dioxygenase, translated as MTTEIPSVDLEEWLAADAGERADLLRPVDAALRETGMFLLTGHGVPRARGEDFRQAGLSFFRLPRQAKLGYEIQWQYDNGWREVHRNVGIPAAAADDTSAPDLHESFYAGPTHRTGDTRFDELFYPANRWPAELPQLRATAEAYTGHMVRVAEQVNRMFAELLGQPADFFTSRARRATWTQNVSWYPSLTRLGQPGTGRMRNAPHTDLGTFTLLNRQPGKGGLEVWNEADGWFAPAYPMDSDTLIVILGDLMELWTDGRWRALRHRVPAPGADAPDEEQVSLVFFFEADPDALIEPLAAPAGGGLGLAPAVAGESILGKLGVPLTPA; from the coding sequence GTGACCACCGAAATCCCTTCCGTCGACCTGGAGGAATGGCTGGCCGCCGACGCCGGCGAACGCGCGGACCTGCTGCGGCCCGTCGATGCCGCGCTGCGCGAAACCGGGATGTTCCTGCTGACCGGTCACGGGGTCCCGCGCGCCCGCGGCGAGGACTTCCGCCAGGCGGGGCTCTCCTTCTTCCGGCTGCCGCGGCAGGCCAAGCTCGGCTACGAGATCCAGTGGCAGTACGACAACGGCTGGCGCGAGGTGCACCGCAACGTCGGCATTCCGGCCGCGGCCGCGGACGACACCAGCGCCCCCGACCTGCACGAGTCCTTCTATGCGGGACCCACCCACCGCACCGGGGACACCAGGTTCGACGAGCTCTTCTACCCGGCCAACCGGTGGCCCGCCGAGCTGCCCCAGCTGCGGGCGACGGCCGAGGCGTACACCGGCCACATGGTCCGGGTCGCCGAACAGGTGAACCGCATGTTCGCCGAACTGCTCGGCCAGCCGGCGGACTTCTTCACCTCCCGGGCCCGGCGGGCCACCTGGACGCAGAACGTCAGCTGGTACCCGTCGCTGACCCGGCTCGGGCAGCCGGGCACCGGCCGGATGCGCAACGCCCCGCACACCGACCTGGGCACCTTCACCCTGCTGAACCGTCAGCCGGGCAAGGGCGGCCTGGAGGTGTGGAACGAGGCCGACGGCTGGTTCGCCCCCGCCTACCCGATGGACTCCGACACCCTGATCGTGATCCTCGGCGACCTCATGGAGCTGTGGACGGACGGCCGTTGGCGCGCCCTGCGGCACCGCGTACCGGCGCCCGGGGCCGATGCCCCCGACGAGGAGCAGGTCTCCCTGGTGTTCTTCTTCGAGGCCGACCCGGACGCCCTGATCGAGCCGCTCGCCGCCCCGGCGGGCGGCGGCCTGGGCCTCGCGCCGGCCGTGGCGGGCGAGTCGATCCTGGGCAAGCTCGGCGTCCCGCTGACGCCCGCGTGA